The Marmota flaviventris isolate mMarFla1 chromosome Y, mMarFla1.hap1, whole genome shotgun sequence DNA window tctaactaaaatacaaaatagggctggggatgtggttcaatggttgagtatccccgagttcaatcctcagtatcaaaaacaaaacaaaacaatttttactattcagttttgttttttcctaagcagaaatagagtttacattttatcttatttttatttctcaaaaccttgtatataacaaaactagtaagtaaataataagccaagtcagtaaataaataaacactaaaacaaaatttcttgtgtatcaaggtggttgtgctctacagttataatctagcccagaaccaatcactttgaaaattgtgcatgttcctgttctgagggaccatatttgcctatggaggtacatatccatgtgtatctctggctttcaaccagacctggtacctcagaacttatgttttgttataattattgttgttgtaattattgttgttgctgttgttatataaattcacatttatataaaagcttaaaaaatagtacatagtatgtccatatcttctttatggtcactaaatgttgagtcacaggtaggctttctcattacaattagtatactagtatctgtatgttgtgaaccaggacatgcccttatataagtacagtatgattgaaaacacaagtacattaatattaataaaattctacaattattaacattttgttaaatatttaaaattcatcccttagcaaaaaaaaaaaaaaaaatcttgattaagattcaacctatgtatgtatattacattcaatttttctttgttcttaatttaagttggaaaggcccttcatacattcattttatccatgttcttgatattttctaaaagttcttgccaatatggaaatgatcaaagaagggtaagttatgtgagatgaaaaaagtactgataactaaagtactccctacagccaagctggtggtactatatgaacatcaagcaaatagtaacaataacgagttataaccaatatataagaatctatgagtccgtttgcttatttattaatatcaatattcatattgaataagtaagcaaataaataaatgtcattgatgggaaagctgcttattatattatacttataacctaaaaatgaagaagcagtgagaaaaataggaaaaatattttgtaaaacaaaatatcaatacaagttaaaatctatgctgtcaaaaatcatcaatggatgctctgtcaaaaatgcaactaaaattgaagtattaacatagtctgatattacttcctttggacctttattggtgaaaaaaatcaaaacagtatctttataatggaaaacttcaataaactccatcttactcaggtgataaaagttaaaatcaccaataatgagatgtcaaatataccaatataatgtactgagcattgaagaacagtacttcaatgacattctggtcagaatggataacaagaatctaatgatgtaaaaatatgagctgcagcccaataaaggaacattctgcaacctagctaacttatataactaccgacattctgtgggttgttttcctttgatttttgtttgtttggtttagccattctctcttatgaagtttatttttccaggtttttcttggattctctctctctctctctctctctctctctctctctctctctctctctctccctctcccttcccctctctcacagcccctgcccctccccctctcttcccactttcctccctccatccctcaaaaaaacatatatgtaggtaagttctatgcatatatctgagatcttctgcacatagcacagtaatgctgtctcaatgttactgtataaaactgcataatggacaccgatctcagcttagctgacaaagtactcattttgtaagcactcagataattatatgatactcattaagttctaccaagttaatgatgaaaattcattttctttaatataccaggactgtttcagtgtacaGGAAAAGAACAGTACCGCTGGCAACTGCTTTGCTTTGTACCTCTATGCAGATTCCAGAGGGGCAACTATGTGCAATTTGCCTttccaaaggaagcaatcaaatatcttcatgtttgttgtgccacaaaaacaagacctcagctctgccatgattttattctcttttagtgctgagtaatatcccattgtgtatatatgacacattttttttttatccattcatccactgaagggcatctacgctgggtccactgtttagctattgagaattgtgctgctataaacattgatgtggctatgaccctgtagtatgctgcttttaagaagaggataaacaatcaacaaatatatgaaaaaatgctcatcatctctagcaatcagaaaatgcaatcaaaactactctaagatatcatttcactccagtcagaatgaagaCTCTTCTTCATTCTAGCttaattttgaacatatataGCCCCCTTTTGGTTCCTCAGTCACTTCTCCCCAGCATGTGACaggaatttgttaaattcattcagtcCCTTCTGATTCATTCTCCTTTCACAGATGAAAGGTGAATTCAGCTCTTTCATATGTTAAGGGATTTGGACATTTCAGGAATAAACTATTAGCAGGTCCACTTGGGTACATATCGAAAATCACAACCGACAGCTACctttaggcttttcttttctagatttcacATGTGAGGGAACCCCTGAGATATTTGTAGAActgagaaatattattaataagaaattatctcatagtttctatGAGTCAAGAATCTGGGTTCAGATTGGTTGTCCTCTAGCTCTGGGTCTGTTTTATAAGGGTGAATTATCCCAAGGCTCAACTGGGAAGGATCCTCTTCCTAATTAAATCAAGTAGCTGTTATTTGGATTCAGTGCTCTgcagtttattttgctgaggactCAGTTCCTCCTAAGGTATTCCTTAAAATGTGGGCCTCTTTATTGAGCAtttcataatatgttttaataaaaatgagaaagcacaTGTGCAAGAGAGATTGCTACCAAGAAAGTGTTCTAGCAAAGATAAAATTGATGATGTTAATGGCATTCCATTACTTTTGTAGGATTTTAGCTATTAGAAGCAAATCTCTAGATACAGCCCATACTCATGCCATTCAACTGAACTGGATTACACAAGGGTATAAACATCAATTGGTTAAGATCACTGAGATCCTATGAGAAGctgcattctaaataaaaaattgatgattGTGTAGGGAAACATAAAGTACAAATCTGTTGGGAAGGTGGACTGatatattctagaaaacaatgtggcaatatttagtaaaattattgctTTGGACTGAATGTGcctcccaaaattcacatgttaataCCCTTATCATTAATGTGATGGTAATTGGAGATAGGAGATAATTAAATTTGGTCATGAGGGCTGTGTCTCAGATTAATGCCCTTATTAAAAGAGGAAGACCCCTAAATCTCTCCTTCTGTATGCATCCACCAAAGAAAGCATATGAAGACGTAACCCGGAAACCAACCTTCATTAGAACCTGACTATGCTGCTACAAAACACAGAAACCAGTTATGGTACATTCAAACATACATTTAACAAGGCCATATACAAGGacagaattcaaatataaaataataattctattgttGAGAAGGGAACTAGTGCTAgattctaagaagaaagaaaaatttgaataaaagagaaggaatcttGCAAAACTCAATGATGATAATGTGACCAGGctccaaaaatagaataaaaataaggataaaatgcaattttcatcagtgggtagttaattttattcctttcctataaGTTGAAGGcctggaagaaaacaattttaaaaattggcagccTTTAATGCCAAATGCAGTAAGTATATTGATATCCATTAATGGGAATATGTCTtgtttgtagcattattcacatatcttctgataattaaagaaaaatataaccatattaCTTTTGGATGGATTTTAGGTACATTATCCAAAATACTAACTAATGGCTaagggaaagatagcagaatgagtTTGTAGGAGTAGCTTTGGGGAATACTTTGGTAGAGGAAGATCTCTACCACCTGTACTACCACTATTGAACACTATATAAGAATTAGGGTGGGGTGGCTCTTTcaggtatattaaagaaaagtctcCTTTGCCCAACCAGATCATTTTTGCCTTCCTAGCATCTCCTCTCCCCCACATCCCAGAAGTGCCAAGAGTGTTGATTTGCAATATCTAAGCTATAGCCTGGTTTCCCTAGCAACCTCCCTAGCCTCTTCATGTACAGAAGTGTCAGAGAGAGTGCTTTGTGAGGTCTAACCTCCTCCTTAGTCCTCATTGGCTGGGGAGTAACTTGCTGGCCAATGAAGGCTGAAGGGTGTGGCCCTTCATTGTCTTGGGAGGACATATATGCCTAGGATCCTTACAGCTCTTCAGAAGACCACTGGGAGGCTTCAGTATGGCTAAGGCaaccaagaaatcacagaagcctAATGCAGATATGGCCCAGTCAACATCatcgatgaaagaaagaaagaatatgaagactTCCTATCATCACTCCAGATGCGGAAGAGGCAGCAAGGTAAGATAACCCAACCCAAGCTTCTTCTTTCTGCATTCATTCCCCACAACCTAagactcctatttatttttcatctggcaCAAACCCCTACTTCACATGTATATCCTATCTTCTTTTCCCAAACCAATGCCCTTATGGCCTCTCTGTTGTCCTTACAGATACTAAAGTCCACCAATAAGGgtaaaaaaacacttcaaaataattcaagcaaaagagactcagaaaagccttccacatctctgaaaaaatctaagaaaactaaaggaaCAATACTCTTTGGTCATTATCATCggctaaatgaaaaactgaatagagagccagaaatggaaaatacccCAGAAACCTCCAGCATTTCAAGTGATGATCTGGACAGCAAGTAATTGAGTGGGGCCAGAGACCTCAGAA harbors:
- the LOC139703529 gene encoding uncharacterized protein CXorf51A-like, whose translation is MAKATKKSQKPNADMAQSTSSMKERKNMKTSYHHSRCGRGSKILKSTNKGKKTLQNNSSKRDSEKPSTSLKKSKKTKGTILFGHYHRLNEKLNREPEMENTPETSSISSDDLDSK